In Planktothrix sp. FACHB-1365, the genomic stretch ACCAATGGCAATTCTTTGATGATTACCAAGAGAGCAGGTTTGATCTGCTGCATTATCATCATCGTCAAAATTAACCATCAGTTTCCATTTTTTATTCAGGCGGTAAATTTTAATTCCTATGCCTACACTAGCAAGAATTAAAATTCCTAAAATTAATCCGGGTAGCCATAACTGTTTCCATAAATAAGGAGAAACTAAACAAGTTTCTTTCTGTCCTGGGGTAGGAGTACAGAACTCTTGAACATTCGGGGGAATATCAACAATCGTTAGGTTATATTGTCGCTGTTCTTGAGTTTTAATCGGAAGCGATCGCTGATTTAAGGGTAATTGATTTAACCACTCTTGGCGCTGTTGTGTTTCTGGAGAAGTTGCAACTCGAAAAGGACTTTCTGCTGGGGTTTCCGTCCATTCTTCAGAGGTAGCAGGGGATTTTGTAAATAACGGTGCATCGGTAATCCAAACAACGGATTGTGGTTTAATCGGTTGATTCTGGGTTAAACGACATTGATTGAGATCGGCTAAACCTTGATAAATCGTTAACTCAGCTTGTTGAATATCGGTATTTTGTAATCTCAGGTCAGGCTGAAAGGGAATTAATTGTAAAATCTTTTCTACATCGGCTTTCCCTTTAAACTGAATTGCAGTTTCTAAAGTTAAAGGGTTGATCTCAGGTGTTGAAGGGTTAGTTTTTGTAGCAAAAGGCACAACATAAACGGTGTCTCCTGATTTTAAGCTATCTTCAACAATTTGACGTAAACGCAAATGACCTTCATCATTCAAACCGACGCTTTCCGTTAGGTCAATCGCCAGTACCACATCCCGTCCGCCATGTAGACGAGTGACTGATTCCAAACCGATTTTCTGGAAAGGCGTCAACGGTTGACCTGGTGCGACTGGGGTACAAATCTCACTCAAGATAGTTTACTTAGAAACTTATACAGTTCCTTATCATATCGTAAAACCAGGTGATCCAGAAGGGGTTGGGGTGAAACTTTTTTACCTGTTTATAGGACAAGGGTAGCCAACTTCCTCACCTTCCCCTCCACTGTATCAACGTCAACTCTTTACTACCCATCCCTCCCCTGTAGAGACGTTGCATGCAACGTCTCTACAGGGGGTTTAGGGAATAATCTGTAGTATCTTGCTGAAATACACTATTTATTCCAGACCGCCTTCTTGTTCCCGACGTTTGCGATCTTGAATAAACGATTCAACTAAGGCAACATCCTCTTTACTTCCAATAATTAAAGGAGTGCGTTGATGCAATTTTTCAGGAACAACATCTAAAATTTCTTGGGTTCCCGTTGAAGCTCGTCCTCCCGCTTGTTCCATTAAAAATGCCATCGGTGCAGACTCATATAATAACCGTAATTTTCCCTCTGGTTTCTTAACCGTCCCCGGATATAAAAACACACCCCCTTGATATAAAATCCGGTGAACATCTCCCACTAAAGCACCACTATAACGGGCCGTATATCCTTCATGGCGATGCACATAACGAATATAATCCCGAATGGATTCATCCCATTGCCAAAAATTCCCTTCATTAACACTATAAATCGGCCCGTGCTGGGGAATTGAAATGTTTTCTTTGGCTAAAATAAACTCGCCTAAACTGGGGTCAAGAATGAAGGAATGAACCCCCGTTCCAATGGAATAAACTAACATTGTACTAGGGCCATAAAGAATATATCCAGCCCCGATTTGTTTATGTCCATTTTGCAATAAATCCGTCGCCGCGCCATCTTCATCATTGCCTTCTTGTTGACGAATGGCAAAAATTGACCCGACATTTAAGTTAGTATCTAAATTTGATGAACCATCTAAAGGATCATAAAGCAAGGTATAGCGTCCGATGGGACAGTTTTCGGGAATATAAAAAGGGTTTTCCATCTCTTCTGATGCCAAACGACAGACTAAACCGCTTTGTTTGAACACCGAAATAAAGACGGAGTTGGCATAAACATCCATCTTTTGAACGGACTCTCCTTGAACGTTCACCACCCCTGTAAACCCTAACGCATCATCCACTAAACCCGCCTGGGATAACCTGCGAGCGATGAGTTTTCCCGCCAGTCCGATGCGATTCATTAAAGCACTAATATCTTGAGCATCGGGGGAAAAGCTATGCAATTGTTGAAGAACATGACGAGATAGGGTAGTGCAGTCCCGATCTAAATAATATCCTTGATCAATCGCATCTGAAAAATTAGACCCAACGGATGCTATTACCATAATTGATCGGCTCCTACTTTCCGGTAATTCCTATCTTAACGAAGCCGTTCCAGGGTGTACCAAATCTGAGCAAATTTGGGGGAATTAGCTCTAAAACCGAGTTAGTGAACGCCAATCTCTACCCCTTTAGGCTGGGAAGCCTCACGAAAGGATGAGATCGAAACAAGACGATTTGAAGCAGAATCCCAGAGGATAAACTTAAAACAATCTGAAATATCGGCGATTCGCAGGGTTTTTACAGTCGTGAGTAGGTGTTGATTGTGATGATGGCAGGCTTCAAGATTATAATTAGGAATTCTTTCACAAAGATGATGAATATTATGATAGCCAATATCGGCGGAAAACCATTTTAAAAGGGGCGGTAATTCTAGGTAACTACTGCCCTCAATGGCTCCTCGAAGATAATCCCAACCTTCGGTTTTATGGGCATAGGAACCTTCAAAGTTATGTTGTACAAAAAACACACAAATAAACAGTGCTGCTGAACAGGTGAGAGTAATAGAATAAACACTCCAGAAGAAACCAACCCCTAAAAAATAACTCAGAAAAATCCAGCTACCCACAACACAAATATTATTGAAAAGTAAATCCCAAAACTCACCCGTTGTATACCAAGTTTTGGATTTATAAGAAGAGAAACACCCGATTAAAGTAATCTCTGGATATTGCTTTAAGTAATTGAGTAGATGACCCCAAAACCCATAAATTCCGGTGATTAAAGCCAGTCTGGGCTTAATAGCTAGATAGAAAAAACCACCGGGAAAAATCATCAAGGGGTGTCTGAGAAATTCATACCACCATTGACCCGATGGACTCAGTTTGGCAAATTCCTCCGTCGAAATTAAAGCAGATGGCCCCCGATAGCGCTCCCAATCTCCGTTCGTTTTGTGATGATAGGCGTGTCCTCTTGACCAAGGGTATTGAGGAATGGCGTTAATCACACCAAACATAAAACCAACAACCCGATTAACCTTTTTTGAACTAAAGAGAGAATAGTGTCCGCAATCGTGCATTAAAGAAAAACAACGCACTGAAAACAGCACCATTAAAACCATAATGGGCGGAAGCAACCAAAAGGAAATAGAAGCCGCTTTAACGGCTAAAATCCATAAAAGGAAATAAGGAACAACGGTATTGAAAATTTGATAAGTTGCCCGTAAATTGTTACTTTTGATGTAGGGAGATAGGACAAAATCAGACTTTTTAATCGGGTTTCCTATCATTATAAATTCACCGAATCCAGAAGAATAAAACAGTTGTTGATCATGAATATTTAATATCGAGGAACTTGGGAGTTAACGTAAATTGAATAAGCATCAATACCCCCAGTAATATTTTTTACCTGGGTGAAGCCCTGGCGAATCAGCCATTGGCACATTTGAGCCGATCTCACACCATGATGACACAAAACCAAGGTTTCTTGGGTGGCATCAAGCTCGACCAAAATTTGCTCCGACCATTGGCTATATTTGCTGAGGGGATAATTCATAAACCCTTCAAGTTTTGCCATCTCAATTTCTTCAGGTTCGCGCACATCAATTAACTGAAGTTGAGTTTGAGGAAGAGTTTGCAGTAACTCGTCTAATTCCTTAACGTTAATTTCGGGAATCGGTTGAACAAAAAATTGTGCTGACATAGGATAATTTAGTATTAGCTTTACTCGGGTTAATTAGAAGTCAAAAACTGGTTAGTCATGAATATATATAGCCTTCTTGATTAGAATTGTCTAGGATTCAATTTTATTCCCTACAGGGAAATAATACTAGAGATACCCCGAATATGCAACTCAACCCTGGGTTTTTCATCTCGATAGAAAACAACGCCTCGATAATCCCCTGTGGTACTATTAAAGGACAGTTGATGACCATCGGCGACTTCTAACATTAATTCTCCAATTCTAACTTTCCCCTGTTTACCATCAACATCAATTTGTAAAGCTTTGGAACTATAAATATCGGTCAAGAGTACCCATAAACTATTATTTCGTTTAGCGCGTTTTACTTGAATATGACCAATTTGGAAACTAAATCCATCGGCTTCTGGCCCCAAAAGACGGATTTTTGTACCGGGGGGTAAACCTTGAATTTCATTCTCCGGTAAACTATCAGAACGATGTTGGCTATCGCCGGGATGAAGTTGTAAAAGTTCAGGACGGTCTAACAAATCTAAGCGCGGAGTGTCAATATTTAAGGTGGCGGGATTGATTTTCCAATCATTAGATTTCCGCATAATATCTTGGTGAATTTCTTCCGCCCGGATGGGTTCAGCGACTAAGGCATAATCTTTTTGTTTGAGTTTAGTGGCTAACCATCGTTCTCTCGCAAAGTCTTGTAAAGCCAGTTCATTAGAGTTAATAAATCGTTCATAAAATTTGAGAGTCGGAACCAATTCCCCAATTTTTTCTAAGGCAATTCCCACTTCAACCATCGTTAATTTTTGTCGCCAGTTGTCACTGGATAAGACTTTTTCAATTAAGCCTAAATAACGACTTCTAAAATCCCGTGCTTGTTCAGGGGTTAAATTAGAACGGGCAATTTGACGCAGCAGTTCAAATCTAAATAGAATAGCTTCCAGTTTACTACATTTTTCAATCGCTGCGATCGCATCAATCCAACGTTTAATTTTAATTAAATAATCAATCCAATCTCGTAGGCGATTTTGTCGTTCTAAAGCCCGTCCAAGACAATCTAAATGTTTCAGCCATTGTTGACTTCCTGACTTTCCTGATTTTTCCCATTCTACAATCATCCGTTCAAAATCTCCCGCTTTTTCTAAATAAGGTAATCCTTCGGGAAATCCTGATAATTCGGCTTGGGCAATATTATATTCTCGTTTTTGAGTGGTGTTACTATCCTGCCAACAGCGCACCGCCCGCCGTAAATTTTTCGCCCGATAATAACAATCTCCAGCTAATTCTAAAACACTGTTATATTTGGCTTCATCTAATCCTTCTAAAACCTCTGCAAACCGTTGCCATTCTTCCGGGTCTAAGATTTTTTCCCGCATTAAAATCCGAATTTGACGGCTATAATCTTGAACAGCCGCTTTCCAAGCTTTGACTAAACGATTTTCTTGGAGAATTTGGTTGCTTAAACTCTCTTCTAAAAATTGGGTAAATTGTCGAATATTCGGCAAGGTTTTTGGGGTTTGTGCCATAAATTCAACTAAAGGCTGTTCTACCTGTTTTTTCTGAGGAAATTGGCGATACCATTCCGCTAAAGCTTGCCAACACATTCCATCCCAAAAACAATCCCACGCCTCTAATTCTTGACTCCTTTTGAGGAATAAACGTCCGGCTTCTCGAAAGCGTTTATCAAATTTTAACGCGAAGGCTTCACAAATATCTGCTTTTTCTAAATAGCCTAATTCTCGATAAAATTGTTTCGCCCGTCGCATGGATGTAGCATCTTTTTGATTACGACCATTTTCTTCAAATTCCTGCGCTTGGGAGGCTCTATTATCCCGTTGTAATTCTTCTAAATTATCCCCCCAACGGACTCCTCCAATATAGGTTTCCCAGTTCTCCCGATTATCAACTTGAGTTAACCAATATTGATCATAATGTAAAGAGGTATCCGGTCGCGTCTCTATCGCAGAATCTGTTTCAACAGTAGCATATTGCCATAAATAGCGATCGCCCATTTCCGTATCAATAATGACTAAATCCGACATTCCCCGACTAGCGGCAACATAAAGCTTATTAAAAAAGTATTCTAATTCTAAAGGATGATTTTCTGTTCCTTGGACATAATCAATTAAGGGCCGTTGATTAAATTCTTTAGCAAATTGATCGCCAAATTTATATAAAATTACTAAGGGAAATTCTAATCCTTTCGCTTGAATGGCACTTAAAATATTCTTGGGGGGATGTTCTTCTGTCGCATCAGGAAATAAAGGCGATAAAAATTCATCTCGTCGAATATAGTCTAATTCCCCTCCTGCTTCACAAGGAACAATAAAAATAGGGGATTTTTCAATATGTTTTTTTAACGCTTCAACGGAAAAATTATGTTGTCCAAAAATAAACTTCTGAGGAATAGGAGACTCCAGATAAGATTGCCAAGATTCTTGGGGTTTTAACTCTTGAATTTTAAATAAAATATGTCTCCAAAGGTGAATTAAATTTGTAACTTTTACAATAGACGGACTTGATCTATAATTAGATTCAAGTTCATAAAAGGTCATGGTTAAATTCAGTTGACGAGTTGGGTCAAGGGCGGCAATGACTTGATCAAAAAAGGTCGCCTTAACACTTTCCCAGCGAAATCCAGTTGGGTTTAAAGTTTGAAAGGGATCTCCCGCAAAGGCAAAGGGTAAACACCAGACCGGGGGATATAAATCACAATGAGAAAAAATAGATAACTGCATAATTAATCGCAGTTCTAAGCTGGTAAAATCTTGAGCTTCATCACAAAAAATAGCAGTATAAAGGGGTAAATGATCTCGACGAACTTCTAAGACTTTTCTAATTAAATCTTGATCATCCCAATAGCCTTCTCTGGTGGTTAATTGATAATACCAAGGCCAAACTTGTTTATAAATGGCTTGATAAATTTCAACGGATAAACTACGTTCCCGTCGAGGCACTTCTTGATAATCATCCGGGGTCATATACCCTTCATGTTGTCCGGTTAGGGTATAACCTTTAATAAACGTTCTAATAATATGCCAACACAGTTCGGGAGAATAACGACTATAGCGACGACCGCATCGTTGTCTAAATTCATGAAAACAAATATATTTATCAGGATCAAATCTATCGCTTTCTTCAGGAGGCAATAAACTTAATAGAAATTGCTGAAAAGATTTAAAACAAACATCAATAGAAGGTTTATTTCCTTGCCCATTAGTTTCTAATAAAAATTTATGGTGACTTTTGAGAAGTTTTTCAACTCCTTCTTTAGCCTTACCTAATAATTGTTCATTATACGTTAAAAATAAAGGATGGGGAACTTGAGTTAATTTTTGACGATATTGTAAATAATATTTTTGATATCGATAACAATAATCAGCAAATAAATAAAATAACATGGTAGATTTTCCACTTCCGGCTCGTCCATTAATAAAAACCGGGAGAGAACTACTTCCTAACTCTGGAGTCGATAATTCATGCAGAATCTTTTCTTCCTCCATTGATAACGCCCAATTAATTCCGAATTCCTGTTCGATTTCTAACCAGATTTCGGAATCTCCTAATAAATAATCAGGATAAGAACGTCGAGTATAACGAGCTAAATCTTCTAACGTTAAGTCTTGAGCTAAAATATTACTCAAATTAGAGTGATTTGAAGATTCTGTTAAATCAGTTTCTCCTGAATTAAAATTAAATAAACGAGTAATTTGACCGACTTCAAGAATATCATTGAAATTAGGATAATGATCAAACGTAGATAGGAGAAATAAAACGCTGCGGTTGGGAATATCTGAAGTGAGAATCCAACTATAGAGAATATAACGATTGTCTTCGGATTTACCCGCAATTTCAATATTAGCAAAATCCGTTTTTGTAATCGTGATTCCGGCTTGATCTTCAACTAAACTATCAACAATATCATAATAAGTTCGCCATTGTAGTTGAGTGTCTCGCTGCTTAAACTGTGCCACCCAAATTTCACTTTCACAAATCACAGCATCCGTTGTATTCTTAATCCAATCTGGCCCTTTTAACCAAATTTGGCGTAAATCTTCCGGCAAACTAGGACGACGGGGAAAGGATTTTTGTTCCTCCCGTTGGGCATTAATACTATTATCTAATTCTTTTTGATCAATTAAGGTATCCAGATAATCTCTTCCATAGTCATCGGGATTTCTCAAAAAGGCCTCATATTCTTTTCCCCCTCTCGGAAAAACGGCCAATAAACATAAAATTGGGTCATTTTTAACCCATAGAATTTTTCCCAGCAAGCGCAAATTCCGTATAGGCCGCTTTAAGTAGGGATAATTCCACTCAAATAGTGCCTGTACTGCTACTGTCCCTTGAGCCTTGAGGGTGACGAGTAATTCTGCCACTTGACTCTGGATGCCCTGCTGTTTCGCTTGTGCGTCGAATGTCGGGGTTGTGTAGATTAACATGACTTCGATTTTGACACAATCTGATAAGTGTCACCATAAAGTCATTGTGCGTTATTTAATGGGAAAATATCAAATCGAGGTGAAGCTTAATCTTCAACCGTTAAGGGTGATCCCGATAATCTCCAGTATTTTAGGACATTATGGACTTGCAAACCTGGAAAAATGCTAAAATTAACAAAAACCCATGTATTATTTTTGAAGCATGAGTGTTTCCTAATCTGGCATTATGTCCCAGGGCTATTTCATGGGTCGGGTCAGAAACCGAGGGTACTAGCCATATTTGCTAACGTATCGCCAGCAAATAATATGAAATCCTGAAAATTATACTACAGATAATCCCCTAAACCCCCTGTAGAGACGTTGCATGCAACGTCTCTACAGGGGGGAATTTGTAGCAAACATTTAGGGATTTCATATTACTATCTCTGTTTGCAACAGCAGTCTTTGCTAAACATTTTGTTTGACAAAGACTGCTATACGGATACTTTTTTGCTAACAGCTATCAAGCGATAAATTCTGAGGAATTAATTAAGGTACTATCAAAACCCAACAGTTTAACAAGTTCCTCTCCCGTATTGGCAAGTTTAATGATTGTATTACCATTAACGGTTGTGATTTGCAACGCTTCAAGAATTAATCCGCCTGTTAACTGAATCTGATCTTCGCCTAGAGTAAAATCATTAATGATATCTACTCCTGTATTCCCTGCAATATAAAAGCGATCGCGTCCTTTACCTCCGATTAAAATATCATTTCCTACATCTCCAAATAGGTGATCATCTCCTTCTCCTCCCTCTAAGAAATCATCTCCTTGTCCACCATAAAGACTATCATCTCCTAAATCTCCAAACAAGTTATCATTGTCTTGATTTCCAAATAGCAAATCATTATCTTTTCCACCATAGAGAAGATCTCCAGCAGCGCCGCCATGTGCTTCATCATCTCCTTGACCTAATGCAATGGTTTGGCCTAGTTTATCTCCAACAACAATATTTTTTCCGGCATCGCCCAAGAGTTGCATTTGCCCCCTTAATAAAGCAACATTAATATTTTGGAGTTGAATAATATAATTAGGCAAATCCGTACTATCAATCAAGCTAATTTGTTGATTTCCGACTCCTGTTTGTTGTGATAAAGCTACATTGGCTTGTATCAGAATGGGCTGACTACTCGGTAAATCCTCTGGCAATTGGGAGAAAGGAGCAACCATAGAGAAATCCCATTGGGTATTGGTATCAAACCGAGTTAAAATTTGTTGAGCCAATTGATTGAGTTCAGAAGATTCAGTTCCTAGCGTTTCTTGAAGATCTGTTTGTAAATTTTGCAAGGTGCGATTATTTCCTGTCAAAGTTGCACCGCCAATCTTTTCAGGGACAGAAACTTCAAAGCTTTCTCGATTGAAATGTTCAAAGATTTCTTGATTGGTCGCGTTGGCGTTAATCGGTTGTTCAGAAATACTCAATTTCTGGGGAACTTCCAGAGGAAATACCATACCCCCATTGGAATTCAATACATAATAATGCTGAGAAAATGTATCGTCTCCTGGATCTAACAGGGGGATAGAATTAAGATTCTCAGATGCAAGGTCATCAACCAAGGATATCACATCATATTGAGGTGCGATTAAAGTTTCTTGATATTCCATGCCCTCACGTGGCTTCGGGAAAGTCAAGAAACGGAGATTGGCACCCTGATAAACAACAACCTCAGTTAACGAAATTAGAGTGTATCTTACTCTGCTAAATTCTCTAGCTCGACGTAAAGGTAAACTGCCAGACCTTCCTAATCGACCTACCAAAGCAAATCTTTCAGCACTTAGTGCGTTCAATACTCGTATAACGCCAGATTGATTTCCTACGTTTGTTATTAGGTCTACAAAGGCGGAATTGTTGAATGCCGAAATATTCAACAAACCACTAAGCTTCATTTTAGATACAAATGCTTCAAGTACCGCCCTGGGATCTCCCTGCAGTGCCAATGTTGCTTGAAACAGTGGTGTTGTCGCTAGTTGTCCTGGGGTAACCCCCAGGTCTTTAGCAATAGGGTTAAGATAGTCAGGGAGATTGTTGTCTGTTTCCTTAATGATGGCCGTCGGGGGAGTGGTATCACCAGAAGGTAATGGTGTTGGGGTACGGGCTAAGGTTGGTGTGGGCGTTGGCGTCGGTTCTAACGTTGGTAAGGGTGTGGGCGTTGGAGCTATTGTCGGCGCTGGGGTACGGGCTAAGGTTGGTGTAGGTGCTGGAGTTGGTTCTAACGTCGGTGTAGGTGTTGGAGTTGGTTCTAACGTCGGTGTAGGCGTTGGAGTCGGTTCTAACGTCGGTGTGGGCGTTGGAGTTGGTTCTAACGTCGGCGCTGGAGTTGGAGTTGGTTCTAACGTCGGCGCTGGAGTTGGAGTTGGTTCTAACGTCGGCGCTGGAGTC encodes the following:
- a CDS encoding VWA domain-containing protein; translated protein: MESVTRLHGGRDVVLAIDLTESVGLNDEGHLRLRQIVEDSLKSGDTVYVVPFATKTNPSTPEINPLTLETAIQFKGKADVEKILQLIPFQPDLRLQNTDIQQAELTIYQGLADLNQCRLTQNQPIKPQSVVWITDAPLFTKSPATSEEWTETPAESPFRVATSPETQQRQEWLNQLPLNQRSLPIKTQEQRQYNLTIVDIPPNVQEFCTPTPGQKETCLVSPYLWKQLWLPGLILGILILASVGIGIKIYRLNKKWKLMVNFDDDDNAADQTCSLGNHQRIAIGEYESGCQDTIDVPGAEVRAYLVRKGEKLYLEPTNNSRIEYQDKSVDKKIQITRSRINFNCPNPKPPKNYRITIKIQK
- the fbp gene encoding class 1 fructose-bisphosphatase; the protein is MVIASVGSNFSDAIDQGYYLDRDCTTLSRHVLQQLHSFSPDAQDISALMNRIGLAGKLIARRLSQAGLVDDALGFTGVVNVQGESVQKMDVYANSVFISVFKQSGLVCRLASEEMENPFYIPENCPIGRYTLLYDPLDGSSNLDTNLNVGSIFAIRQQEGNDEDGAATDLLQNGHKQIGAGYILYGPSTMLVYSIGTGVHSFILDPSLGEFILAKENISIPQHGPIYSVNEGNFWQWDESIRDYIRYVHRHEGYTARYSGALVGDVHRILYQGGVFLYPGTVKKPEGKLRLLYESAPMAFLMEQAGGRASTGTQEILDVVPEKLHQRTPLIIGSKEDVALVESFIQDRKRREQEGGLE
- a CDS encoding fatty acid desaturase: MIGNPIKKSDFVLSPYIKSNNLRATYQIFNTVVPYFLLWILAVKAASISFWLLPPIMVLMVLFSVRCFSLMHDCGHYSLFSSKKVNRVVGFMFGVINAIPQYPWSRGHAYHHKTNGDWERYRGPSALISTEEFAKLSPSGQWWYEFLRHPLMIFPGGFFYLAIKPRLALITGIYGFWGHLLNYLKQYPEITLIGCFSSYKSKTWYTTGEFWDLLFNNICVVGSWIFLSYFLGVGFFWSVYSITLTCSAALFICVFFVQHNFEGSYAHKTEGWDYLRGAIEGSSYLELPPLLKWFSADIGYHNIHHLCERIPNYNLEACHHHNQHLLTTVKTLRIADISDCFKFILWDSASNRLVSISSFREASQPKGVEIGVH
- a CDS encoding rhodanese-like domain-containing protein, with product MSAQFFVQPIPEINVKELDELLQTLPQTQLQLIDVREPEEIEMAKLEGFMNYPLSKYSQWSEQILVELDATQETLVLCHHGVRSAQMCQWLIRQGFTQVKNITGGIDAYSIYVNSQVPRY
- a CDS encoding calcium-binding protein — translated: TVNNISGNGTLRLDTSATPTIKDIAGNSLTTAFNTGETYTVEVITPTPTPTPTISPTPTPTPTISPTPTPTPTLEPTPTPTPTISPTPTPTPTITPSPTPTPTPTLEPTPTPTPTISPTPTPTLEPTPTPTPTLEPTPTPTPTLEPTPTPTPTLEPTPTPTPTLEPTPTPTPTISPTPAPTLEPTPTPAPTLEPTPTPAPTLEPTPTPTPTLEPTPTPTPTLEPTPTPTPTLEPTPAPTPTLARTPAPTIAPTPTPLPTLEPTPTPTPTLARTPTPLPSGDTTPPTAIIKETDNNLPDYLNPIAKDLGVTPGQLATTPLFQATLALQGDPRAVLEAFVSKMKLSGLLNISAFNNSAFVDLITNVGNQSGVIRVLNALSAERFALVGRLGRSGSLPLRRAREFSRVRYTLISLTEVVVYQGANLRFLTFPKPREGMEYQETLIAPQYDVISLVDDLASENLNSIPLLDPGDDTFSQHYYVLNSNGGMVFPLEVPQKLSISEQPINANATNQEIFEHFNRESFEVSVPEKIGGATLTGNNRTLQNLQTDLQETLGTESSELNQLAQQILTRFDTNTQWDFSMVAPFSQLPEDLPSSQPILIQANVALSQQTGVGNQQISLIDSTDLPNYIIQLQNINVALLRGQMQLLGDAGKNIVVGDKLGQTIALGQGDDEAHGGAAGDLLYGGKDNDLLFGNQDNDNLFGDLGDDSLYGGQGDDFLEGGEGDDHLFGDVGNDILIGGKGRDRFYIAGNTGVDIINDFTLGEDQIQLTGGLILEALQITTVNGNTIIKLANTGEELVKLLGFDSTLINSSEFIA